The following are encoded in a window of Salmo trutta chromosome 27, fSalTru1.1, whole genome shotgun sequence genomic DNA:
- the LOC115164976 gene encoding hematopoietic prostaglandin D synthase isoform X1 produces MTMQSYKLTYFNMRGRAELSRYIFAYAGIAFEDRRVEWKDWPLIKKTFPLGKLPVLEVNGVPLIQSLAIARFLAKEAGLVGNSKLAEAQADALVDTLNDFTLLIPWREDNPQIKTQKIDMLFQSHAPKLLDHLQCHLGDREWLVGDSETWADLYCHVCFTTFSVLRPGFADHHPALCGLIDRVEAIPNVAKWIQSRPTTEF; encoded by the exons ATGACAATGCAATCCTACAAGCTCACCTATTTCAACATGCGAGGTAGAGCAGAACTGTCTCGGTATATCTTTGCCTATGCTGGAATAGCCTTCGAGGATCGGCGGGTAGAGTGGAAAGACTGGCCATTGATTAAGAAGA CCTTTCCATTAGGAAAGCTCCCAGTGCTAGAGGTGAATGGGGTCCCTCTGATCCAGAGTCTGGCCATTGCACGGTTCCTGGCAAAGGAAgcag ggCTTGTGGGTAACAGCAAACTAGCCGAGGCCCAGGCAGACGCTCTGGTTGATACCCTCAACGACTTCACCCTCTTAATCCCATGGAGAGAGGACAACCCACAGATCAAA ACACAGAAGATTGACATGCTTTTCCAAAGCCACGCCCCCAAGTTACTGGACCATCTCCAGTGTCATTTGGGAGACAGGGAGTGGTTAGTGGGTGATTCG GAGACCTGGGCTGATCTGTACTGCCACGTGTGCTTCACTACCTTCAGTGTGCTGAGACCGGGCTTTGCTGATCACCATCCTGCCCTGTGTGGCCTGATTGACCGGGTGGAGGCCATCCCAAACGTCGCTAAGTGGATCCAGAGCAGACCTACAACAGAGTTCTAA
- the LOC115164976 gene encoding hematopoietic prostaglandin D synthase isoform X3 produces MTMQSYKLTYFNMRAFPLGKLPVLEVNGVPLIQSLAIARFLAKEAGLVGNSKLAEAQADALVDTLNDFTLLIPWREDNPQIKTQKIDMLFQSHAPKLLDHLQCHLGDREWLVGDSETWADLYCHVCFTTFSVLRPGFADHHPALCGLIDRVEAIPNVAKWIQSRPTTEF; encoded by the exons ATGACAATGCAATCCTACAAGCTCACCTATTTCAACATGCGAG CCTTTCCATTAGGAAAGCTCCCAGTGCTAGAGGTGAATGGGGTCCCTCTGATCCAGAGTCTGGCCATTGCACGGTTCCTGGCAAAGGAAgcag ggCTTGTGGGTAACAGCAAACTAGCCGAGGCCCAGGCAGACGCTCTGGTTGATACCCTCAACGACTTCACCCTCTTAATCCCATGGAGAGAGGACAACCCACAGATCAAA ACACAGAAGATTGACATGCTTTTCCAAAGCCACGCCCCCAAGTTACTGGACCATCTCCAGTGTCATTTGGGAGACAGGGAGTGGTTAGTGGGTGATTCG GAGACCTGGGCTGATCTGTACTGCCACGTGTGCTTCACTACCTTCAGTGTGCTGAGACCGGGCTTTGCTGATCACCATCCTGCCCTGTGTGGCCTGATTGACCGGGTGGAGGCCATCCCAAACGTCGCTAAGTGGATCCAGAGCAGACCTACAACAGAGTTCTAA
- the prf1.5 gene encoding perforin 1.5, translating to MAFRSLFLYTLSLPVLVQMPSSRACRTGSGSECEKAPFVPGYNLAGEGFDVVRMRRKGAYVINVKAHLSDNHTCILCENRFQKGQVQRLPSAVLDWRPLSRCSKQLSSALHHSVDSLLRSSSSLINNNWGMDLRLETYGKAVLGGSRSEMAKFARSQHSVDKATFATHEISCTYYSYRLVDHPDLSAEFAKHLNRLPQGLDNKSKLLYRRMIDTYGTHYIRQVQLGGRVRRVTAFRTCLATLKGFSESEIKTCLNVELKMALGFLPANASFSNKCDDLLKGNMSMGFYQGFMTHKIEVLGGEKYFPDILYHQDPSQAYHSWMNSLHDNPGVVSYAIFPLHNLVDDPEVSANLRSMVAEYIDENKLPVDQGEFKTCSPAPNLDHNCCPLRAGRGTLRVMVHRAAGLRADTFTKTDGYVKIWYNGMYEETDTVMDDNDPVWNATYNFGSVEFGHQLLFEVWDRDVLYNDMAGRCLVFPERGTHSHSCQLKKGVLHFTYSSECDAHLTGYRCGRYSPST from the exons ATGGCATTCCGAAGTCTCTTCCTTTATACCTTGAGTCTGCCCGTCCTGGTGCAGATGCCCAGCAGCAGAGCCTGTAGGACTGGATCGGGGTCAGAGTGTGAGAAAGCCCCCTTTGTGCCTGGCTACAACCTGGCAGGGGAGGGCTTCGATGTGGTCAGGATGCGTCGTAAAGGGGCTTACGTCATCAACGTCAAAGCCCACCTGTCTGACAACCACACATGTATTCTCTGTGAGAACCGCTTCCAGAAGGGACAGGTCCAGAGGTTGCCTTCTGCCGTGCTGGACTGGCGTCCGTTGAGCCGCTGCAGCAAGCAGCTGTCCAGTGCCCTGCACCACTCAGTGGACTCCCTACTACGTAGCTCTAGTTCCCTCATCAACAACAACTGGGGTATGGACCTGAGGCTAGAGACTTATGGCAAGGCAGTGCTGGGGGGCAGCCGCTCCGAAATGGCCAAGTTTGCCAGATCCCAGCACAGTGTGGACAAGGCCACCTTTGCCACCCATGAGATCAGCTGTACATACTACAG TTACAGGCTGGTAGACCATCCGGACCTCAGCGCTGAGTTTGCTAAACATCTCAACAGACTGCCACAGGGGCTTGACAACAAGAGCAAATTGCTGTACCGGCGGATGATCGACACGTACGGCACTCATTACATCCGTCAGGTGCAGCTGGGTGGTAGGGTGAGGCGCGTCACTGCCTTCCGCACCTGCCTGGCCACCCTGAAGGGCTTCTCAGAGTCCGAGATAAAGACCTGCTTAAATGTTGAGCTGAAAATGGCCTTAGGCTTCCTCCCAGCAAACGCGTCTTTCTCCAACAAATGTGACGACCTCCTAAAGGGGAACATGAGCATGGGCTTCTACCAGGGGTTTATGACCCACAAGATTGAGGTTCTAGGAGGGGAAAAGTATTTTCCCGATATCTTGTACCATCAGGACCCGTCCCAAGCATACCATAGCTGGATGAACAGCTTGCATGATAATCCAGGTGTGGTCTCCTATGCTATATTCCCCCTGCACAACCTGGTTGATGATCCAGAGGTTAGTGCCAACCTGAGGAGCATGGTGGCAGAGTACATTGACGAGAACAAGCTTCCTGTAGACCAGGGGGAATTCAAAACCTGCTCCCCGGCCCCTAACCTGGATCACAACTGTTGTCCTCTACGGGCAGGCCGCGGGACTCTCAGGGTAATGGTCCACAGAGCTGCAGGTTTGAGAGCAGATACCTTCACAAAGACTGATGGCTATGTTAAAATATGGTACAATGGCATGTATGAGGAAACAGATACTGTCATGGATGATAATGATCCGGTATGGAATGCCACGTACAACTTTGGCTCAGTGGAGTTTGGTCATCAGCTGCTGTTTGAGGTTTGGGACAGAGATGTGCTTTACAATGACATGGCAGGAAGATGTTTGGTCTTCCCTGAACGAGGAACTCATTCACACAGCTGTCAGCTAAAGAAAGGGGTTCTGCACTTCACTTACAGCTCTGAATGTGACGCCCACTTAACAGGCTATAGGTGTGGACGGTACTCTCCTAGTACATAA
- the LOC115164976 gene encoding hematopoietic prostaglandin D synthase isoform X4: MRLYGLDEHDPIYPAFPLGKLPVLEVNGVPLIQSLAIARFLAKEAGLVGNSKLAEAQADALVDTLNDFTLLIPWREDNPQIKTQKIDMLFQSHAPKLLDHLQCHLGDREWLVGDSETWADLYCHVCFTTFSVLRPGFADHHPALCGLIDRVEAIPNVAKWIQSRPTTEF, translated from the exons ATGCGACTGTATGGACTTGATGAACATGACCCTATTTACCCTG CCTTTCCATTAGGAAAGCTCCCAGTGCTAGAGGTGAATGGGGTCCCTCTGATCCAGAGTCTGGCCATTGCACGGTTCCTGGCAAAGGAAgcag ggCTTGTGGGTAACAGCAAACTAGCCGAGGCCCAGGCAGACGCTCTGGTTGATACCCTCAACGACTTCACCCTCTTAATCCCATGGAGAGAGGACAACCCACAGATCAAA ACACAGAAGATTGACATGCTTTTCCAAAGCCACGCCCCCAAGTTACTGGACCATCTCCAGTGTCATTTGGGAGACAGGGAGTGGTTAGTGGGTGATTCG GAGACCTGGGCTGATCTGTACTGCCACGTGTGCTTCACTACCTTCAGTGTGCTGAGACCGGGCTTTGCTGATCACCATCCTGCCCTGTGTGGCCTGATTGACCGGGTGGAGGCCATCCCAAACGTCGCTAAGTGGATCCAGAGCAGACCTACAACAGAGTTCTAA
- the LOC115164976 gene encoding hematopoietic prostaglandin D synthase isoform X5, which translates to MTMQSYKLTYFNMRGRAELSRYIFAYAGIAFEDRRVEWKDWPLIKKTFPLGKLPVLEVNGVPLIQSLAIARFLAKEAGLVGNSKLAEAQADALVDTLNDFTLLIPWREDNPQIKTQKIDMLFQSHAPKLLDHLQCHLGDREWLVGDSCAETGLC; encoded by the exons ATGACAATGCAATCCTACAAGCTCACCTATTTCAACATGCGAGGTAGAGCAGAACTGTCTCGGTATATCTTTGCCTATGCTGGAATAGCCTTCGAGGATCGGCGGGTAGAGTGGAAAGACTGGCCATTGATTAAGAAGA CCTTTCCATTAGGAAAGCTCCCAGTGCTAGAGGTGAATGGGGTCCCTCTGATCCAGAGTCTGGCCATTGCACGGTTCCTGGCAAAGGAAgcag ggCTTGTGGGTAACAGCAAACTAGCCGAGGCCCAGGCAGACGCTCTGGTTGATACCCTCAACGACTTCACCCTCTTAATCCCATGGAGAGAGGACAACCCACAGATCAAA ACACAGAAGATTGACATGCTTTTCCAAAGCCACGCCCCCAAGTTACTGGACCATCTCCAGTGTCATTTGGGAGACAGGGAGTGGTTAGTGGGTGATTCG TGTGCTGAGACCGGGCTTTGCTGA
- the mpeg1.1 gene encoding macrophage expressed 1, tandem duplicate 1, producing MASDIALGLTAFTLLILSLLHQCVPHPLTPQNNGLRKCRTNLSIPALEVLPGGGWDNLRNMDMGRVMNFSFSQCQTTEDGFYLIPDEVFVIPQKLTGVETNSEIINTWLEQRSSTSFSINSDISFHSVLNAKFSIENQRVKTHQVQGSSVTARVQVRNFLYTVKAHPDFTLDGRFAHQAEEIADAIENNQTRQAAYLSEKMVLDYGTHVITSVDAGAALVQEDYLRSSYVSDSETAKFSVSASAGLNFFDKVKFDIGSKDAQETSESHSYQGNITYSIIQSHGGAPFYPGITLQKWQESTKNNLVGIDRAGLPLHYFLNRITFPDLPEPTIGKLALSVSQAIQRYYSINTHPGCVKPDSKNFNFQANMDDSSCEGPATNLSFGGVFQQCTMLTGDADPICQALAQKNPDTGSYSCGQPYKATLLRSEVKEESYSTYECHRHCHGCWLLLTCCDNVCGDAYHVRSARIDTYWCSTNEATPEYSGYLFGGLYSPSLLNPLTKTKSCPPNFNIQMKLLSNGLMICLSNDYETSTRFSVPFGGLFSCQSNNPLAQDQPRCPPQFSQHLATVSDGCQVLYCVQSGLFTGGQLLPVRLPPFTRPPLISMTATNTVAVMTEGDRAWVRVGQTKMWKLAKVTEIQSMVQVFDPASGQMTGGQKSGLAFGVICLVALVVVGAVLLVRRRRVSRFGRGRGYEEIHSEGPSEGGVESQEEQGSETMTQTLLP from the exons ATGGCATCTGACATAGCCCTGGGTCTGACAGCGTTCACCTTGCTAATACTCTCTCTGCTCCACCAGTGTGTCCCTCACCCACTCACTCCTCAGAATAATGGACTTCGTAAGTGCCGCACCAACTTGTCCATTCCAGCCCTGGAGGTGCTCCCAGGCGGGGGATGGGACAACCTGAGGAACATGGACATGGGACGAGTCATGAACTTCAGCTTCTCCCAGTGCCAGACCACGGAGGACGGATTCTACCTCATCCCGGATGAGGTTTTTGTCATCCCACAGAAGCTCACTGGTGTGGAGACCAATTCTGAGATCATCAACACTTGGCTGGAACAGCGCAGCTCCACGTCTTTCTCCATCAACTCGGACATCTCCTTCCACTCCGTGCTCAATGCTAAGTTCTCCATTGAGAATCAGCGGGTGAAGACTCACCAGGTCCAAGGGAGCTCTGTCACCGCTCGTGTACAA GTGCGTAACTTCCTATACACGGTAAAGGCTCACCCTGACTTCACTCTGGATGGACGCTTTGCCCACCAGGCTGAGGAGATCGCAGATGCAATAGAAAACAACCAGACTCGACAGGCAGCGTATTTATCTGAGAAGATGGTGTTGGACTATGGAACCCATGTGATAACCAGTGTTGATGCAGGGGCCGCCTTAGTGCAAGAGGACTATCTCCGTTCATCTTACGTGTCCGACAGTGAGACGGCAAAGTTCTCTGTTTCGGCATCGGCAGGTCTTAACTTCTTTGATAAAGTCAAATTTGACATTGGCAGTAAGGACGCACAAGAGACATCCGAGTCACATAGTTATCAGGGCAACATCACCTACTCCATAATACAGAGCCATGGTGGTGCTCCCTTCTACCCAGGCATCACTTTGCAGAAGTGGCAAGAGAGCACCAAGAACAACCTGGTGGGCATCGACCGGGCAGGACTGCCTCTGCACTACTTCCTCAACCGGATTACCTTCCCCGATCTCCCTGAACCAACCATTGGCAAACTGGCACTGTCTGTTAGTCAGGCCATCCAGCGCTACTATAGCATTAACACACACCCTGGCTGCGTTAAACCAGACTCCAAGAACTTCAACTTCCAAGCCAACATGGACGACAGCTCCTGCGAGGGTCCGGCCACCAACCTCAGCTTCGGTGGGGTGTTTCAGCAGTGCACCATGCTCACTGGGGATGCAGACCCAATCTGCCAAGCCCTGGCACAGAAGAACCCCGACACAGGCTCTTACTCATGTGGTCAGCCCTACAAAGCCACCCTGTTACGCTCTGAGGTGAAAGAGGAGAGCTACAGCACGTATGAGTGCCACAGGCATTGCCATGGCTGCTGGCTGCTTTTAACCTGCTGCGACAACGTCTGTGGAGATGCCTACCATGTCCGCTCCGCTCGCATTGACACCTACTGGTGCTCCACCAATGAGGCAACCCCAGAGTACTCAGGATACCTCTTTGGGGGACTCTATAGCCCATCGCTGTTGAACCCTCTGACCAAAACTAAGAGCTGCCCTCCAAACTTCAACATTCAAATGAAGCTTCTGTCCAACGGTCTGATGATCTGCCTGAGCAATGACTATGAAACTTCCACCAGGTTTTCAGTCCCCTTTGGAGGCCTGTTCAGTTGCCAGTCTAACAACCCCCTTGCACAGGATCAACCCCGTTGCCCTCCCCAGTTCAGCCAGCACCTGGCTACTGTTAGTGATGGCTGCCAGGTGCTCTACTGTGTCCAGTCTGGCTTGTTCACAGGTGGCCAGCTGCTGCCTGTACGCTTGCCACCTTTCACTCGTCCTCCACTGATCAGCATGACTGCCACTAACACGGTGGCTGTGATGACCGAGGGAGATCGGGCGTGGGTCAGGGTGGGACAGACCAAGATGTGGAAGCTGGCCAAGGTGACAGAGATCCAGAGTATGGTGCAGGTGTTCGATCCAGCCTCGGGACAGATGACAGGGGGGCAGAAGTCTGGTTTGGCCTTTGGAGTAATTTGCTTGGTTGCCTTGGTGGTGGTTGGGGCTGTGCTGCTGGTGAGACGGAGGAGGGTCTCAAGGTTTGGGAGGGGGAGAGGATATGAGGAGATCCACAGCGAGGGGCCGAGTGAGGGAGGTGTGGAGAGTCAAGAAGAGCAGGGCTCTGAGACAATGACCCAGACCCTGTTGCCATGA
- the LOC115164976 gene encoding hematopoietic prostaglandin D synthase isoform X2 has protein sequence MTMQSYKLTYFNMRGRAELSRYIFAYAGIAFEDRRVEWKDWPLIKKRKLPVLEVNGVPLIQSLAIARFLAKEAGLVGNSKLAEAQADALVDTLNDFTLLIPWREDNPQIKTQKIDMLFQSHAPKLLDHLQCHLGDREWLVGDSETWADLYCHVCFTTFSVLRPGFADHHPALCGLIDRVEAIPNVAKWIQSRPTTEF, from the exons ATGACAATGCAATCCTACAAGCTCACCTATTTCAACATGCGAGGTAGAGCAGAACTGTCTCGGTATATCTTTGCCTATGCTGGAATAGCCTTCGAGGATCGGCGGGTAGAGTGGAAAGACTGGCCATTGATTAAGAAGA GAAAGCTCCCAGTGCTAGAGGTGAATGGGGTCCCTCTGATCCAGAGTCTGGCCATTGCACGGTTCCTGGCAAAGGAAgcag ggCTTGTGGGTAACAGCAAACTAGCCGAGGCCCAGGCAGACGCTCTGGTTGATACCCTCAACGACTTCACCCTCTTAATCCCATGGAGAGAGGACAACCCACAGATCAAA ACACAGAAGATTGACATGCTTTTCCAAAGCCACGCCCCCAAGTTACTGGACCATCTCCAGTGTCATTTGGGAGACAGGGAGTGGTTAGTGGGTGATTCG GAGACCTGGGCTGATCTGTACTGCCACGTGTGCTTCACTACCTTCAGTGTGCTGAGACCGGGCTTTGCTGATCACCATCCTGCCCTGTGTGGCCTGATTGACCGGGTGGAGGCCATCCCAAACGTCGCTAAGTGGATCCAGAGCAGACCTACAACAGAGTTCTAA